From a region of the Flavobacteriales bacterium genome:
- a CDS encoding polyprenyl synthetase family protein codes for MEKIQSYMQLVEQGIRELKFPEKPKELYEPMHYLLSLGGKRMRPVLLLMGHELFGGKSSDVLPQAIAIELFHNFSLIHDDIMDQAPLRRGKPTVHAKWNSNVGILSGDGMLVIAYQLLSQCKPEKLPEVISIFSKTAIEVCEGQQFDMEFETRDDVSIDEYIEMIALKTSVLLGGALKIG; via the coding sequence ATGGAAAAAATACAGTCATACATGCAATTGGTTGAACAGGGAATTCGCGAATTAAAATTCCCGGAAAAACCGAAGGAATTGTATGAACCCATGCATTACCTGTTATCACTCGGTGGCAAACGTATGCGACCAGTTTTATTGTTAATGGGGCATGAACTTTTCGGAGGTAAATCAAGCGATGTTTTGCCGCAAGCTATCGCCATTGAATTATTTCATAATTTCTCTTTGATACATGATGACATTATGGATCAAGCCCCATTGCGCAGGGGAAAACCAACGGTACATGCCAAATGGAATAGTAATGTAGGCATCCTGAGCGGCGATGGAATGTTGGTGATTGCTTATCAATTATTGAGTCAGTGTAAGCCCGAAAAATTACCGGAAGTCATTTCCATTTTTTCCAAAACGGCCATTGAAGTTTGCGAAGGACAACAATTCGATATGGAATTTGAAACGAGGGATGATGTAAGCATTGACGAATACATTGAAATGATTGCCTTAAAGACTTCCGTTTTATTAGGTGGCGCATTAAAAATCGG
- the rfbA gene encoding glucose-1-phosphate thymidylyltransferase RfbA, with amino-acid sequence MKGIILAGGSGTRLHPLTLAVSKQLMPVYDKPMIYYPLSTLMSAGIKDILIISTPHDLPNFQKLLGDGSSLGCNFSYAEQKVPNGLAQAFVIGAEFVGNDSAALILGDNIFYGTGLGRNLKENYNPDGAVIFAYHVSDPERYGVVEFDQDMNAISIEEKPSKPKSNFAVPGLYFYDNNVIEIAKNLKPSARGEYEITDVNKEYLKSGNLKVSVLDRGTAWLDTGTFASLMQAGQFVQVIEERQGLRIGCIEEVAFKNGFISKEQLAKIAEPLTKSGYGTYLLSLIQ; translated from the coding sequence ATGAAAGGCATTATTCTAGCCGGTGGATCCGGAACCCGATTACACCCCTTAACACTGGCCGTTAGCAAGCAGCTGATGCCGGTATATGATAAACCGATGATCTATTATCCTTTGTCGACCTTAATGAGCGCAGGGATCAAGGATATATTAATTATTTCAACACCACATGATCTCCCCAACTTTCAGAAATTGCTGGGTGATGGTTCTTCATTGGGATGTAATTTCAGTTATGCCGAACAAAAAGTTCCGAACGGTTTAGCACAGGCTTTTGTTATTGGGGCAGAATTCGTGGGCAATGACAGTGCTGCTTTAATTTTGGGTGATAATATTTTTTACGGAACAGGTCTTGGCAGAAATCTGAAAGAAAATTACAATCCCGACGGAGCAGTGATTTTTGCCTATCACGTAAGTGATCCGGAGCGTTATGGTGTGGTGGAATTCGATCAGGATATGAATGCCATTTCGATTGAGGAAAAACCAAGTAAACCAAAATCAAATTTTGCAGTTCCGGGATTATATTTTTATGACAACAACGTGATAGAAATTGCAAAAAATCTGAAACCCAGTGCACGTGGTGAGTATGAAATTACGGATGTAAATAAAGAGTATTTAAAAAGCGGTAATCTAAAAGTAAGCGTTCTCGACAGAGGTACTGCATGGCTGGATACCGGAACATTTGCTTCGCTGATGCAGGCCGGACAATTTGTGCAAGTGATTGAGGAACGTCAAGGTTTACGCATTGGATGTATAGAAGAAGTTGCTTTTAAAAATGGATTTATTTCTAAAGAGCAACTGGCAAAAATTGCAGAACCACTTACAAAAAGCGGATACGGAACCTATTTATTAAGCCTGATCCAATAA